One Campylobacter concisus DNA window includes the following coding sequences:
- a CDS encoding glycoside hydrolase family 19 protein, with protein sequence MDKFINSFNESKSLTRVNKGIWEDGDEGINVLIEIKDYPFTLSMLKQVFTNIKTNQEYILQEMVDELNRRDDEDGIQMYVKYKLNTRNRLEHFFGQCAVEVESSFPKLTESLDYSVEGLVRSNIGYFKNNYDRSKDVGRIKDTKGKIIQKADQEAIANRGYADENRPKDLRLGNTEEGDGWKYRGRGIIQITGREIYTEFNTFAHEVKLVGDEISFVDNPELVTENKTYAFVSAAFFWIHKYRMIYKIADESKVDSENEDVVNKITKKVNGGTDEKSRTKRINSYKRIREANIFKKFK encoded by the coding sequence ATGGATAAATTTATTAACTCTTTTAATGAATCAAAGAGTTTAACTAGAGTAAATAAAGGTATATGGGAAGATGGAGATGAGGGGATAAATGTTTTAATAGAGATTAAAGATTATCCTTTTACGCTAAGTATGCTAAAACAAGTATTTACTAATATAAAAACAAACCAAGAATATATCTTACAAGAAATGGTAGATGAACTAAATAGAAGAGATGATGAAGATGGAATTCAAATGTATGTAAAATATAAGCTTAATACTAGAAATAGATTGGAGCATTTTTTTGGGCAATGTGCAGTAGAGGTGGAAAGTAGCTTCCCAAAACTGACAGAGAGTTTAGATTATAGTGTGGAAGGTCTTGTGAGATCCAATATTGGTTATTTTAAAAATAATTATGATAGAAGTAAAGATGTAGGAAGAATAAAAGATACAAAAGGAAAAATAATTCAAAAAGCCGATCAAGAAGCTATAGCCAATCGAGGATATGCTGATGAAAATAGACCTAAAGACTTGCGACTTGGCAATACCGAAGAAGGCGACGGCTGGAAATATAGAGGTAGAGGGATAATACAAATAACTGGTAGAGAAATATATACCGAATTTAATACATTTGCACACGAAGTTAAATTGGTAGGAGATGAAATAAGCTTTGTAGATAATCCAGAACTAGTAACTGAAAATAAAACCTATGCTTTTGTGTCAGCTGCATTTTTCTGGATACATAAATATAGAATGATATATAAAATAGCAGATGAAAGTAAAGTGGACTCAGAAAATGAAGATGTGGTAAACAAAATAACAAAAAAAGTAAATGGTGGTACAGATGAAAAAAGCAGAACAAAAAGAATAAACTCTTATAAACGTATAAGAGAAGCAAATATATTTAAGAAATTTAAATAA